The Paenibacillus tianjinensis genome has a window encoding:
- a CDS encoding 3D domain-containing protein gives MKQPSATNAPKATPAPSGKKTDTTAKQPASVTVAAPAPEQIITSLKVTATGYTAGYESTGKTAKHPQYGITYSGVKVRRDKNAVSTIAADPKVLPLGSILYIPGYGYAVVADTGSAIKGRKIDLYFATTKQVYKEWGKKTVVVQLIKRGNGKCTESMLKNLGKAIQTYNTVPQNLLEEII, from the coding sequence ATCAAGCAACCGTCTGCAACAAATGCACCCAAAGCGACTCCGGCACCTTCCGGCAAGAAGACGGATACGACTGCCAAGCAGCCTGCATCTGTTACGGTTGCTGCACCTGCACCGGAGCAGATCATTACTTCGCTGAAGGTTACGGCAACGGGATATACGGCAGGTTATGAGTCAACCGGCAAAACAGCCAAACATCCGCAATACGGCATTACCTACTCAGGTGTTAAAGTACGACGGGATAAAAATGCAGTTTCTACCATAGCTGCCGATCCCAAGGTTCTGCCGCTGGGCAGTATCCTTTATATCCCGGGTTATGGATACGCTGTGGTGGCGGATACCGGTTCAGCGATCAAGGGACGGAAGATCGACTTATATTTTGCCACTACCAAACAGGTGTACAAGGAATGGGGCAAAAAAACAGTGGTTGTTCAGCTGATCAAACGGGGTAACGGGAAATGTACGGAGAGCATGCTGAAGAACTTAGGCAAAGCGATTCAAACGTATAATACAGTTCCGCAAAACCTGCTGGAAGAGATTATCTAG
- the liaF gene encoding cell wall-active antibiotics response protein LiaF: MKRRFTSQILGGLILIGLGGMFLLRQMGYTDFSISSLISDYWPLILIWMGLQNFLSTGDRGSKGSSAFWGFFFMALGVYFLGRNLEWFDVSAGDFFKMLIPVMLIGGGLFVIFKPRDHTPPMPPAPPAPPNFYPPGPGTPDAEPPKPLESTLDEQFEQKFGKPAGERDWDQYLHKEDSDENEQDQRNKGYFQSASEARWQENRERHERRRQERQERHARRHGEWHEEFHEAGNRKETTNRSAFIGDVHMGKEHFQLKHTNISQFIGDTVLDLTNAQIPYGETKINISAFVGDIKVYIPDDMNLGVSVNSSSFIGDMQVLEESRSGFMSSVQCKTPYYKEAGKKVRINVSAFIGDIKVKTVG, translated from the coding sequence ATGAAAAGAAGGTTCACCAGCCAGATTCTCGGCGGCTTGATCCTGATAGGACTCGGCGGGATGTTTCTTCTGAGACAGATGGGATATACCGATTTCAGTATAAGTTCCCTGATTTCAGATTATTGGCCGCTCATTCTTATATGGATGGGTTTACAAAATTTTCTTTCTACAGGGGACCGCGGCTCGAAGGGTTCGTCCGCATTTTGGGGATTTTTCTTCATGGCGCTCGGAGTCTATTTCCTGGGCCGCAATTTGGAGTGGTTCGATGTATCGGCCGGTGATTTTTTCAAAATGCTGATTCCGGTGATGCTGATCGGCGGCGGGCTGTTTGTTATCTTTAAGCCGCGTGACCATACACCGCCTATGCCTCCGGCACCGCCAGCACCACCTAACTTTTATCCGCCCGGACCCGGGACTCCAGATGCTGAGCCTCCGAAACCGCTGGAATCCACACTGGATGAGCAGTTTGAACAGAAGTTCGGCAAACCTGCCGGTGAGCGTGATTGGGATCAATATCTGCATAAAGAAGATTCGGATGAGAATGAGCAGGATCAGAGAAACAAGGGGTATTTTCAGTCGGCATCAGAAGCCCGCTGGCAGGAAAACCGGGAGCGGCATGAACGCAGACGGCAGGAGCGCCAGGAACGTCATGCCCGCAGACACGGCGAATGGCATGAGGAATTTCATGAAGCAGGGAACCGTAAGGAAACAACGAACCGTTCCGCGTTTATCGGTGATGTGCACATGGGCAAGGAGCATTTTCAACTGAAGCATACCAATATCTCGCAGTTCATCGGGGATACTGTGCTGGACCTGACGAACGCGCAAATTCCTTACGGCGAGACCAAAATTAATATCTCCGCATTTGTCGGCGACATTAAAGTCTATATCCCGGATGATATGAACCTCGGGGTTTCGGTGAACAGCAGCTCCTTTATTGGTGATATGCAGGTGCTGGAGGAATCGCGCAGCGGTTTTATGAGCAGCGTACAATGCAAGACGCCATATTATAAAGAAGCAGGCAAAAAAGTCCGGATTAACGTGAGTGCTTTTATCGGCGATATAAAGGTTAAAACGGTGGGTTAA
- a CDS encoding S1C family serine protease → MDDNKNNFNRDHEPTTDREWDNSNSSSNDTSNSSNNNQSSESSSSYYYSYGPFKSLNNDEVNPENGQHYNRLEPERVEVTPPQPVKQLPYSTSLRTTGNDGNGGRGGNGPEGSNGWQYNRKPKKPVKAVLISFLAGMVVLSGSMFMADRGNWFTGDPVTTAAVASTTAKTAVGSANVTPSTSTTNLFTGTTDVSSVVDAVGPAVVKIETLVNTNSSRSYSNPNMSDPFSQFFFGDQFGGSNSSGNDENSQSESGSNSSTQLTPYGIGTGFIYDSSGYILTNQHVVENADVIQVTVDGTTKPYEAKLLGASKDLDLAVLKIEGADFPTVALGDSDSIKVGSEVVAIGNPQGFDHTVTAGVLSAKDRSIDINEEDGSGTRNYKNLLQTDASINPGNSGGPLLNLNGQVIGMNVAVSTDSQGIGFAIAVNTIKEVVDKLEANQEIPKEPVPFIGASLMTITDEVAKQMGTDIKEGSVVAEIVFKSPAYTADLRPYDIITGVNGTKYATSQDLITYIQSLKVGDKVTLNVVRDGKTLELPVTIGNKNDFDTTKTNSQGK, encoded by the coding sequence ATGGACGATAACAAAAACAACTTCAATCGTGATCATGAACCCACCACGGATCGGGAATGGGATAACTCCAATAGCAGCAGTAATGATACTAGCAACAGCAGCAATAATAACCAGTCATCTGAGTCAAGCTCTTCCTACTATTATTCCTATGGACCTTTTAAATCCCTTAACAATGATGAAGTAAATCCGGAGAACGGACAGCACTATAACCGGCTTGAGCCTGAGCGTGTTGAGGTTACGCCTCCGCAGCCGGTCAAACAGCTTCCTTACAGCACTTCGCTGCGCACTACCGGTAATGACGGAAATGGCGGAAGAGGCGGTAACGGTCCGGAAGGAAGCAACGGCTGGCAATATAACCGTAAGCCCAAGAAACCGGTAAAAGCAGTGCTGATCTCGTTCCTGGCCGGGATGGTCGTATTGTCCGGATCGATGTTCATGGCAGACCGGGGCAACTGGTTCACAGGGGATCCGGTGACAACGGCAGCAGTAGCAAGCACAACGGCGAAAACAGCGGTTGGCAGTGCCAATGTTACACCTTCAACATCCACTACGAACCTGTTTACAGGAACAACGGATGTTTCAAGCGTAGTAGATGCGGTAGGGCCTGCTGTCGTTAAAATTGAAACCCTAGTAAATACCAATTCCAGCAGAAGCTACTCCAATCCGAATATGAGTGATCCGTTCTCGCAATTCTTTTTCGGTGACCAGTTCGGAGGCAGCAACTCTTCCGGCAATGATGAGAATTCACAGTCGGAATCGGGTTCAAATTCGTCTACACAGCTTACTCCATATGGAATCGGAACAGGCTTCATCTATGATTCCTCCGGCTATATTTTAACAAACCAGCATGTAGTCGAAAATGCTGATGTCATCCAGGTTACTGTGGACGGCACTACAAAACCATATGAAGCGAAATTGCTTGGCGCAAGCAAAGATTTGGACCTCGCAGTGCTGAAGATTGAGGGTGCGGATTTCCCTACAGTTGCACTTGGTGATTCCGACAGCATCAAGGTTGGTTCCGAGGTTGTAGCCATCGGTAATCCGCAGGGCTTCGATCATACCGTTACAGCCGGTGTGCTCAGTGCGAAGGACCGCAGTATTGATATTAATGAAGAAGACGGCAGCGGCACACGCAATTACAAAAATCTGCTGCAGACCGATGCTTCGATCAATCCGGGGAACTCCGGTGGTCCGCTGCTTAATCTGAATGGTCAGGTTATCGGGATGAATGTGGCAGTCAGCACGGATTCACAGGGTATCGGGTTTGCGATCGCAGTCAATACCATTAAAGAGGTTGTCGACAAACTCGAAGCCAATCAGGAAATTCCAAAGGAACCTGTTCCGTTCATTGGCGCATCGTTGATGACCATTACCGATGAAGTGGCTAAACAAATGGGTACTGACATTAAAGAGGGATCCGTAGTTGCCGAGATTGTCTTCAAGTCGCCGGCTTATACTGCAGACCTGCGTCCTTACGATATTATTACAGGTGTAAATGGTACCAAATACGCTACCAGCCAGGATCTGATTACTTACATTCAGTCCCTGAAGGTCGGTGACAAAGTAACCCTGAATGTTGTACGTGATGGCAAAACACTGGAGCTTCCGGTTACAATCGGAAATAAAAATGATTTTGACACCACCAAAACGAATTCCCAAGGGAAATAA
- a CDS encoding toxin-antitoxin system HicB family antitoxin, whose protein sequence is MAAKKSFPLRIDPELHEALERWAGEEFRSVNGHIEYLLRESLKRAGRLPGKRSREEE, encoded by the coding sequence ATGGCGGCCAAAAAAAGCTTTCCGCTGCGGATCGATCCTGAGCTGCACGAAGCGTTGGAACGCTGGGCGGGAGAGGAATTTCGCAGCGTTAACGGACATATTGAATATTTGCTGCGTGAGTCTTTGAAGCGGGCGGGCCGCTTGCCAGGCAAAAGAAGCCGGGAAGAGGAGTGA
- a CDS encoding SPFH domain-containing protein: MKEKVLRPVSGFWVIALIAICIGGGVYGAVQEYITVPIILFVLASVLCTSISVVQPNKSVVVTFFGQYVGTIVHSGLWAVIPFSIRKTVSLRVRNFNSVKLKVNDVEGNPIEIAAVIVFKVINSAKALFDVDKYMAFVEIQSETALRHVASKYPYDNFNESGMSLRANADEIAKELATELQERLSLSGVEVIEARLTHLAYSTEIASTMLQRQQASAILSARQIIVEGAVGMVDMAIRQLKDSGVVELDEERKAAMINNLMVAIVSERGASPVINAGSLY, encoded by the coding sequence ATGAAAGAAAAAGTATTGCGTCCGGTTAGTGGTTTCTGGGTGATTGCATTGATCGCCATTTGTATCGGGGGCGGGGTTTACGGGGCAGTTCAGGAGTATATCACGGTGCCGATTATTCTTTTTGTCCTTGCTTCGGTGTTGTGCACCAGTATTAGTGTGGTACAGCCCAATAAGTCGGTTGTGGTAACATTCTTCGGGCAGTATGTCGGAACAATTGTGCATAGCGGTTTATGGGCAGTTATTCCTTTTAGTATCCGTAAGACAGTATCGCTTCGGGTACGCAACTTCAATAGTGTTAAGCTTAAGGTTAACGATGTAGAGGGAAATCCGATTGAGATTGCAGCAGTAATTGTTTTCAAAGTCATTAATTCGGCTAAGGCACTGTTCGATGTCGATAAATACATGGCCTTTGTGGAAATCCAGAGTGAGACAGCGCTGCGTCATGTAGCCAGTAAATATCCGTATGACAACTTTAATGAGTCCGGGATGTCGCTGCGGGCCAACGCTGACGAAATTGCCAAAGAGCTGGCAACTGAACTGCAGGAACGCCTTTCCTTGTCCGGGGTAGAAGTGATTGAAGCGCGTCTGACCCATTTAGCGTATTCAACTGAAATTGCCAGCACAATGCTGCAGCGCCAGCAGGCTTCTGCGATTCTCTCGGCACGGCAGATTATTGTGGAAGGTGCAGTCGGCATGGTAGATATGGCTATCCGCCAGCTGAAAGACAGCGGTGTTGTGGAGCTCGATGAAGAACGTAAAGCGGCAATGATCAACAATCTGATGGTGGCGATTGTGTCGGAGCGCGGAGCGAGTCCGGTCATCAACGCCGGCTCGTTGTACTAG
- the thrS gene encoding threonine--tRNA ligase, with the protein MSVSIKLPDGSVREYENGSSIEDVAASISSGLRKNAAAGKLNGVVVDLSTPLEEGALVEIVTLDSPEGLEVMRHSTAHLMAQAVRRLFGAKEVKLGVGPVIEDGFYYDMDLEHPLNPEDLLKIEKEMERIVNENLPIVRKEVSRKEALEIFSELGDPYKLELIEALPEDSVISIYEQGEFFDLCRGPHVPSTSKIKVFKLMNVAGAYWRGDSKNKMLQRVYGTAWIKKAQLDEHLHLLEEAKKRDHRKLGKELEIFTFNQLVGQGLPIWLPKGAKLRSILERYIVDLEASLGYQHVYTPVLGNVELYKTSGHWEHYQEDMFPKMVIDTEEFVLRPMNCPHHMMIYKSSMHSYRDLPIRIAELGTMHRYEMSGALTGLHRVRSMTLNDSHIFCRLDQIKSEFKRVLELIKQVYSDFGIHDYRFRLSYRDPQDTEKYFQNDEMWETAQRMLREVAEEAGLPFFEAEGEAAFYGPKLDVQIRTALGKEETLSTVQIDFLLPERFELEYVGDDGNKHRPVVLHRGILGTMERFVAFLLENFAGSLPLWLSPQQVKIIPVSSAFDDYAKEVEAKLLKSGIRAEVDLRNEKMGYKIREAQLEKLPYMFVVGENEMNAGSVSIRKRGEGDLGAKPLDEVIESLNAEISGRVI; encoded by the coding sequence ATGTCAGTAAGTATTAAACTGCCGGACGGATCGGTCCGGGAATATGAGAACGGAAGCAGCATTGAGGATGTAGCCGCTTCGATCAGCAGCGGACTTCGCAAGAATGCAGCCGCAGGCAAGCTCAATGGAGTCGTTGTCGATTTGTCGACGCCTCTGGAGGAGGGCGCACTGGTGGAGATCGTAACCTTGGATTCCCCCGAAGGCCTGGAGGTTATGCGCCACAGTACAGCTCACTTGATGGCTCAGGCGGTTAGACGCCTTTTCGGTGCGAAGGAAGTTAAGCTGGGGGTAGGTCCGGTTATCGAGGACGGCTTCTACTATGATATGGACCTGGAACATCCGCTTAATCCGGAGGATCTGTTGAAGATCGAGAAGGAAATGGAGCGCATCGTTAACGAGAATCTGCCGATTGTGCGCAAAGAAGTCAGCCGTAAGGAAGCGCTCGAGATCTTTAGTGAACTGGGCGATCCGTATAAGCTGGAGCTGATTGAGGCTCTGCCGGAAGACAGCGTGATCTCAATCTACGAACAAGGCGAGTTCTTCGACCTCTGCCGCGGTCCGCATGTACCTTCGACTTCGAAGATCAAAGTGTTCAAGCTGATGAATGTGGCTGGGGCTTACTGGCGCGGAGACAGCAAGAATAAAATGCTTCAGCGTGTATACGGTACTGCCTGGATCAAAAAAGCGCAGCTGGACGAGCATCTGCACCTGCTGGAGGAAGCGAAAAAACGTGACCACCGCAAGTTGGGCAAAGAACTGGAAATTTTCACATTCAACCAGCTGGTTGGACAAGGCCTTCCGATCTGGCTGCCAAAAGGTGCGAAGCTGCGCAGTATTCTTGAGCGCTATATTGTGGATCTGGAAGCAAGCCTTGGTTACCAGCATGTATACACTCCTGTACTAGGTAACGTAGAGCTGTATAAGACTTCCGGACACTGGGAGCACTACCAAGAGGACATGTTCCCTAAAATGGTCATCGACACCGAGGAGTTCGTGCTTCGTCCGATGAACTGCCCGCATCACATGATGATTTATAAGAGCTCGATGCATAGCTACCGTGATCTGCCGATCCGTATTGCTGAGCTGGGCACTATGCACCGCTACGAAATGTCCGGCGCGTTGACCGGTCTGCACCGTGTACGCTCCATGACGCTGAATGACTCGCATATTTTCTGCCGTCTGGATCAGATCAAGAGTGAATTCAAACGTGTGCTGGAGCTGATCAAACAGGTATACAGCGATTTCGGTATTCATGATTACCGCTTCCGCTTATCCTACCGTGATCCGCAGGATACAGAGAAGTATTTCCAGAACGATGAAATGTGGGAAACTGCACAGCGTATGCTGCGCGAGGTAGCCGAAGAAGCGGGTCTGCCGTTCTTTGAAGCGGAAGGTGAAGCTGCCTTCTATGGACCGAAGCTGGATGTGCAAATCCGCACGGCGCTGGGTAAGGAAGAAACTCTATCCACTGTACAAATTGACTTCCTGCTCCCTGAGCGCTTTGAATTGGAATATGTCGGCGATGATGGTAACAAGCACCGTCCGGTCGTATTGCACCGCGGAATTCTTGGCACCATGGAACGTTTTGTAGCCTTCCTGCTGGAGAACTTTGCAGGTTCTCTGCCACTGTGGCTGTCACCGCAGCAGGTTAAGATTATACCTGTATCTTCAGCCTTTGATGACTATGCCAAGGAAGTCGAAGCGAAGCTGCTCAAGAGTGGTATCCGGGCTGAGGTCGATCTGCGCAATGAGAAGATGGGCTATAAGATCCGTGAAGCCCAGCTGGAAAAGCTTCCATATATGTTCGTAGTCGGTGAGAATGAGATGAATGCCGGTTCCGTATCGATCCGCAAACGCGGGGAAGGCGATCTCGGAGCAAAACCGCTAGATGAAGTTATCGAATCGCTGAATGCGGAAATTTCCGGCCGCGTAATATAA
- a CDS encoding sensor histidine kinase: MSIKLRLTAWYSGILAVMLLALSAAIYGFVYINTYGDLKERLMKQAQQVDLKVGIDYNDGTLKQILGGPAGQSLFAQMYIYDLEKLIPSQNMAEINLEFKVPAKDAVSKQQGFLQATYGGNPFLIYQKAIEVVSTNETHSAVLQVAVYTGEQVTLLARLKNILLVGSFATLIAAFTFGLFLARKSMSPIGKVIEAANGIQTGTDLSSRIVYDGPPDEIGRLIETVNSMLGRMEGFYKELEDSYATQRRFVSDASHELRTPLTTIRGNIDLLQKIWEMEPEQSRMSEAEIRQLSIESVKDIADESKRMSRLVADMLSLARADTGRTFDKEPVALEPLMTEVARRASFLPRQSEWSTGDLSHMNGKYIVGNKDYLQQMLFIFIDNAFKYTPSGEVTMDAVFYQNQVGIRIKDTGIGMDKDEVPHIFDRFYRADESRGITEGIGLGLSIAKWIIDEHGGSVEVVTRQGEGTTFIIWLPLLFAPPLE, from the coding sequence ATGTCTATTAAATTGCGGCTGACAGCTTGGTATTCAGGGATTTTGGCCGTTATGCTGCTGGCCTTATCAGCCGCAATTTACGGTTTTGTCTATATTAATACGTATGGCGATTTAAAGGAACGGCTGATGAAGCAGGCGCAGCAAGTAGATCTTAAGGTAGGCATAGACTATAACGACGGTACTTTGAAACAAATTCTCGGCGGTCCCGCCGGACAAAGCCTATTTGCCCAAATGTACATTTATGATCTGGAAAAACTGATTCCCAGCCAGAATATGGCGGAGATCAATCTGGAGTTCAAGGTCCCTGCAAAGGATGCTGTCTCCAAACAGCAAGGGTTCTTACAGGCAACTTACGGCGGCAATCCGTTTCTGATCTACCAGAAGGCTATTGAAGTAGTCAGTACGAACGAAACCCACTCGGCTGTGCTTCAGGTGGCCGTCTATACCGGGGAGCAGGTGACACTGCTGGCGAGGCTAAAGAACATTCTGCTGGTCGGTTCCTTTGCGACACTGATAGCAGCGTTTACATTTGGCCTGTTCCTGGCCCGGAAGTCGATGAGCCCGATCGGCAAGGTTATTGAGGCGGCTAACGGTATACAGACCGGCACAGATCTGAGCTCCCGGATTGTCTATGACGGACCACCGGATGAAATTGGACGTCTGATTGAGACAGTCAACAGCATGCTTGGGCGGATGGAAGGGTTCTATAAAGAGCTGGAAGATTCATATGCTACTCAGCGCCGGTTTGTGTCCGATGCTTCACATGAGCTGCGCACCCCGCTTACAACGATTCGAGGCAATATTGACCTGCTGCAAAAGATTTGGGAGATGGAGCCGGAACAGAGCAGAATGAGCGAAGCGGAAATCCGCCAGCTGTCCATCGAATCCGTGAAGGATATCGCCGATGAATCGAAACGTATGAGCCGTCTCGTGGCCGATATGCTCTCCCTGGCGCGTGCCGATACCGGCCGCACGTTTGACAAGGAGCCAGTGGCGCTGGAGCCGCTAATGACTGAAGTAGCCCGAAGGGCTTCGTTCCTGCCGCGCCAGTCCGAATGGTCGACTGGCGACCTGAGTCATATGAACGGCAAATATATTGTGGGAAATAAGGATTATCTGCAGCAGATGCTGTTCATTTTCATCGATAATGCCTTTAAATATACGCCCTCCGGTGAAGTTACAATGGATGCAGTATTCTATCAGAACCAGGTAGGGATCCGAATTAAGGATACCGGAATCGGGATGGACAAGGATGAGGTGCCTCATATCTTTGACCGCTTCTACCGGGCGGATGAATCACGGGGCATTACGGAAGGAATCGGCCTCGGGCTCTCGATTGCCAAATGGATTATCGATGAACATGGCGGCTCTGTAGAAGTGGTAACCCGTCAAGGAGAGGGTACCACCTTCATCATCTGGTTGCCGCTTCTCTTTGCTCCGCCGCTGGAATAG
- a CDS encoding response regulator transcription factor has product MRPNILIIDDDEKIISMLRRGLAFEGYDVKTASNGADGLRAVLTSDPDVVVLDVMMPQVDGFEVCRRLREGGSNVPVLMLTAKDEIEHRVKGLDLGADDYLVKPFALEELLARVRALLRRKSEQGGNPDQSVSYEDITLDVDSREVTRAGKRLELTAKEFELLHLFMQNPKRVLSRDLIMDKIWGYDYSGESNVLEVYIAMLRQKTEEHGGKRLIQTIRGAGYILRGDN; this is encoded by the coding sequence ATGCGACCGAATATTTTAATTATTGATGACGATGAGAAGATAATATCCATGCTGCGGCGTGGCCTGGCTTTTGAAGGCTATGACGTGAAAACGGCCTCTAACGGCGCTGACGGATTACGTGCCGTCTTGACCAGCGATCCTGATGTGGTTGTTCTTGATGTCATGATGCCGCAGGTGGACGGATTTGAAGTGTGCCGGCGTCTGCGCGAGGGCGGAAGCAATGTGCCAGTGCTGATGCTGACGGCCAAGGACGAAATTGAACATCGTGTAAAGGGACTTGACCTGGGAGCGGACGATTATCTGGTGAAGCCATTCGCCCTGGAAGAACTGCTGGCCCGTGTACGTGCGCTGCTGCGCCGGAAGAGTGAGCAAGGGGGGAATCCGGATCAGTCGGTTTCCTATGAGGATATCACACTGGATGTGGATTCCCGTGAGGTCACCCGTGCCGGTAAACGGCTGGAGCTTACGGCGAAGGAATTTGAGCTGCTGCATCTGTTTATGCAGAATCCGAAGCGTGTATTATCCCGTGATCTGATCATGGACAAAATATGGGGTTATGACTACAGCGGAGAATCCAATGTGCTTGAGGTATACATCGCCATGCTGCGGCAGAAGACGGAGGAGCATGGCGGTAAACGGTTGATTCAGACGATCCGGGGAGCCGGTTACATTCTAAGAGGTGACAATTAA
- a CDS encoding HAMP domain-containing sensor histidine kinase, protein MGTIFSNTKWLLLLYFLLSGGVAAGLVYAGTCLNYIEVVDYRMWLYLSIGIVLFNVVVGYMAGQRIQRRIDHLDLNMLQVAKGNLSVRMPESDDQSFARVYHEFNIMMDTVENKMQILQRLGEQEVIEKEKAAESAVLEERRRMARDLHDTVSQQLFAIHMSASSLPKVLERNEEHGMTVMNQLITMSQMAQKQMRALIAQLRPVELEGRNLFEALEKWFPDYCRQNGLKGVKELELQGELSEAIEHQLFLIIQESMANIVKHAGARVVSLSLREAPRQVVLSISDDGQGFEHVQHKQGSYGLTTMRERAEKLGGQVEIISRKGAGTTIRVHIPKFVQGNQEQEE, encoded by the coding sequence ATGGGGACGATCTTCAGCAATACCAAATGGCTGCTGCTGCTCTATTTCCTGCTTAGCGGAGGCGTTGCTGCCGGGCTCGTATATGCCGGGACATGCCTTAACTACATCGAAGTTGTCGATTACCGGATGTGGTTGTACCTGAGTATCGGCATTGTGCTGTTCAACGTCGTGGTCGGCTACATGGCCGGGCAGCGGATTCAGCGCCGGATCGATCATCTCGATCTGAACATGCTACAGGTGGCAAAGGGCAATCTTTCCGTCCGGATGCCGGAGAGTGATGACCAGTCTTTTGCCCGGGTGTACCACGAGTTCAATATCATGATGGATACGGTTGAGAACAAGATGCAGATTTTGCAGCGGCTGGGAGAGCAAGAGGTAATTGAGAAAGAAAAGGCAGCGGAGAGCGCGGTACTGGAAGAGCGGAGGCGGATGGCCCGTGATTTGCATGATACGGTGAGCCAGCAGCTGTTCGCGATTCATATGTCCGCGTCTTCGCTGCCTAAAGTGCTGGAACGGAATGAAGAGCATGGGATGACGGTAATGAACCAGCTCATAACGATGTCACAAATGGCGCAGAAACAGATGAGAGCTCTGATAGCCCAACTGCGCCCGGTAGAACTGGAAGGCCGCAATCTGTTTGAGGCACTGGAGAAGTGGTTTCCGGACTACTGCCGGCAGAATGGGCTTAAGGGAGTTAAGGAGCTAGAGCTGCAAGGGGAGCTCTCAGAGGCGATTGAGCATCAGCTATTTCTGATTATCCAGGAGTCCATGGCGAATATCGTCAAGCATGCCGGAGCCCGGGTAGTCAGTCTGTCTCTGCGTGAAGCGCCAAGACAGGTGGTGCTCAGCATCAGCGATGACGGCCAGGGGTTTGAGCATGTGCAGCATAAGCAGGGCTCTTATGGTCTGACTACGATGCGCGAGCGTGCAGAAAAGCTGGGCGGACAAGTGGAAATTATCAGCCGCAAAGGAGCGGGAACGACGATCCGCGTACATATTCCTAAGTTTGTGCAAGGCAATCAGGAACAGGAGGAATAG
- a CDS encoding response regulator, with translation MSVIKVLLVDDHDMVRMGLKTYLMLDPKFEVIGEAGNGAEALNMLREWGQEGLPDLVLMDLMMPVMNGAETTRAVLAEFPGLKIVILTSFLEDDLVVDAIEAGAVSYVLKTVSAEELIYALQGAYRGMPVMTGDVSQALTRGIRQRTVQGDSSGLTEREKEVLLLIAEGKTNKDIGEELHISIKTVKTHVSNLLMKCELDDRTQLAIYAHRKGWAQQG, from the coding sequence ATGAGTGTCATAAAAGTGTTGCTGGTGGATGATCATGACATGGTGCGGATGGGGCTCAAAACCTATCTGATGCTGGATCCAAAGTTCGAGGTTATTGGCGAAGCAGGGAATGGAGCGGAAGCGCTGAATATGCTGCGCGAATGGGGGCAGGAAGGCCTGCCGGATCTGGTGCTGATGGATCTGATGATGCCGGTTATGAACGGAGCTGAGACGACCCGGGCCGTACTGGCTGAATTTCCGGGACTCAAAATCGTCATTCTTACCAGCTTCCTGGAAGATGATCTTGTAGTGGATGCGATTGAAGCAGGAGCGGTCAGCTATGTGCTCAAAACGGTTTCCGCCGAAGAGCTGATCTACGCGCTGCAAGGGGCTTACCGCGGTATGCCGGTAATGACCGGTGATGTCTCTCAGGCATTGACCCGCGGCATCCGCCAGCGTACTGTCCAGGGCGACTCCTCCGGTTTAACTGAACGGGAGAAAGAGGTTCTGCTCCTTATTGCCGAAGGCAAGACCAATAAGGACATCGGTGAGGAGCTGCATATCAGCATTAAAACGGTAAAGACGCATGTCAGCAACCTGCTGATGAAATGCGAGCTGGACGACCGTACACAGCTGGCTATATACGCCCACCGCAAAGGCTGGGCGCAGCAAGGATAA